The Spirosoma foliorum genome has a window encoding:
- a CDS encoding helix-turn-helix domain-containing protein: protein MGRKRHIQLTDLEQLTLQEGLKNHPKHEFRRGCQALLWNHKGWVLKTIAVALEVCPQSVSNWVTAFEQDGLVGLMRQKGQGRKPILSITNTVHQQALSKAVDAHYQDAGRIQAHLQTALGQPMSRDTVKRFLKKTTTPTIAYAEAPKPTRTR from the coding sequence ATGGGACGCAAACGCCATATCCAACTTACTGATTTAGAGCAACTCACCTTACAAGAAGGGCTTAAGAACCATCCCAAGCATGAGTTTCGGCGCGGCTGCCAAGCCCTGCTATGGAACCACAAGGGTTGGGTCCTCAAGACCATTGCTGTCGCATTGGAAGTCTGCCCCCAAAGCGTCAGCAACTGGGTGACCGCTTTTGAGCAAGACGGATTGGTGGGGCTCATGCGTCAGAAAGGACAAGGCCGCAAACCCATTCTCTCCATTACCAACACCGTCCACCAACAGGCACTGAGTAAGGCTGTTGACGCCCATTATCAGGATGCTGGCCGCATTCAAGCCCACCTACAGACCGCCTTGGGCCAGCCTATGAGCCGCGATACGGTCAAACGTTTTCTAAAAAAAACGACTACACCTACCATCGCTTACGCCGAAGCACCAAAGCCAACCAGAACCCGGTAA
- a CDS encoding Ig-like domain-containing protein, translating into MLSKPIDQIVGDQMATVTANFNSSPNFNGIYNFEVDSIYVFDGPAQTEVFRAHPHFQYCVVIDGKFTTPTVGGGWYGSYQTIYHSWDWNVNFDSGPFGPGATDGLTHEFGHSRGAIDIYGLRVEGAKNPVNGQTFEPVNSIMNFPYGNIVWDEYTTSLLNSTADGPITGEAWITSPFPSKIELKAVTAQGLTLDNVRLEVYPVDWFSYAVGPSPVWQKSTDANGIMEFSSNPFQPASSGYPWTMRYSNFLIKATYNSTTVYTWMPLYDVQNAYFQNGPNSIYTAELVFPASTPVLKLTDVNSSTVCSPGTVIASLSATGAFQPDNTFNLYLVDNFNSSPVIGSVQSTSSITIFGTIPYGIHSGAHSYSLVIASTNPVLRTSAYPITINATPMAPLVDYSVNLCQHSIPQPLQATGQNLLWYTNPSGGKGSTSAPIPSTSEQSLKTYFVSQTIGGCESQKAMMTVTVYPTPTASLTATGPLTASLTSATLIATGGYSYTFSGPGILSQDHNSGIALANVSGTYSVTVSGWAGCIATANVALAGTDLTPTLVLPQANFPSSGSQGNFVVNLFEVAGLPTSLGNVAITITAPVGYSLTFDPAQTSINVTGGETNPIAVKNTNWIQTNSLASRQISLMLKSDQLIPAGGQINIGFTLTRTTANSGSVSNITVNISDDATMLYDGNPFNNVYARIINSL; encoded by the coding sequence ATGCTCTCCAAACCTATTGATCAGATTGTGGGCGATCAGATGGCAACCGTTACGGCTAATTTCAATAGTTCACCCAATTTCAACGGCATCTACAACTTCGAGGTCGACTCGATCTATGTCTTTGATGGCCCAGCCCAGACGGAGGTTTTTCGGGCTCACCCTCATTTTCAGTACTGCGTTGTCATTGATGGTAAGTTTACGACGCCTACCGTAGGAGGGGGCTGGTATGGCAGCTATCAGACCATTTATCACAGCTGGGACTGGAACGTCAATTTCGACAGTGGGCCTTTCGGGCCGGGTGCCACCGACGGACTAACGCATGAATTTGGCCATTCCCGAGGAGCAATTGATATTTACGGATTACGGGTCGAGGGCGCAAAAAATCCCGTCAATGGGCAAACGTTTGAGCCAGTTAATTCGATTATGAATTTTCCCTACGGTAACATCGTCTGGGATGAATACACCACCAGTTTATTAAACTCAACTGCCGATGGCCCCATCACGGGGGAGGCCTGGATTACGAGTCCATTTCCGAGCAAAATCGAGCTGAAAGCTGTCACGGCGCAAGGCTTGACCTTAGACAATGTACGACTGGAAGTATATCCAGTAGATTGGTTTTCGTATGCTGTTGGGCCTTCACCCGTCTGGCAAAAGTCGACGGATGCAAATGGGATTATGGAGTTTTCCTCCAACCCATTTCAGCCAGCCTCTAGTGGTTACCCCTGGACCATGCGGTACAGTAATTTTCTGATCAAAGCTACCTACAATTCCACTACGGTCTATACATGGATGCCCCTGTACGATGTACAGAATGCCTATTTTCAAAACGGGCCCAATTCAATCTATACCGCTGAATTAGTATTTCCTGCCAGTACACCCGTTCTAAAATTAACGGATGTCAACTCCTCAACTGTTTGCTCACCGGGCACCGTAATCGCATCCTTATCGGCAACGGGCGCTTTCCAGCCAGACAATACGTTCAATTTATATTTGGTAGACAACTTTAATTCGAGTCCAGTTATCGGGAGCGTTCAGAGTACCAGTAGCATAACTATTTTCGGAACGATACCCTACGGGATACATTCAGGTGCCCATTCCTATTCACTGGTTATTGCGAGTACAAATCCAGTGCTGCGTACCAGTGCCTATCCAATTACGATCAATGCAACGCCTATGGCTCCGTTGGTAGATTATTCTGTTAATCTCTGTCAGCATAGTATACCCCAGCCGCTGCAAGCGACTGGTCAGAATCTGCTCTGGTATACGAATCCATCAGGCGGAAAGGGTTCTACCTCAGCGCCTATCCCCAGTACGAGTGAGCAAAGTTTGAAAACCTATTTCGTTAGCCAAACCATCGGCGGTTGCGAAAGCCAAAAGGCCATGATGACTGTAACCGTATATCCAACGCCTACAGCCAGCTTAACAGCCACAGGTCCGCTCACGGCGAGCCTGACCAGTGCCACGCTTATTGCTACAGGGGGCTACTCTTATACCTTCTCTGGGCCTGGCATTCTTAGTCAGGATCATAACTCAGGTATCGCCTTGGCCAACGTTTCGGGAACCTACTCGGTCACCGTTAGCGGATGGGCAGGCTGTATAGCAACCGCAAATGTGGCATTGGCTGGGACTGATTTAACACCTACTTTAGTCTTGCCTCAGGCTAATTTTCCATCGAGTGGCAGTCAGGGTAATTTTGTAGTTAACCTCTTTGAAGTGGCGGGTTTGCCGACCTCACTCGGTAACGTTGCCATCACCATTACGGCTCCTGTTGGTTATTCACTCACTTTTGACCCAGCTCAAACATCTATTAACGTAACTGGAGGAGAAACTAATCCTATAGCAGTGAAAAATACGAACTGGATACAAACTAACTCGTTGGCTAGTCGGCAAATTTCCTTGATGCTAAAATCTGATCAATTAATACCAGCGGGAGGTCAGATAAATATAGGATTTACCTTAACCCGCACCACGGCCAATTCGGGTAGTGTCTCCAACATCACCGTTAATATTAGTGATGACGCGACAATGCTGTATGATGGCAATCCGTTTAACAACGTTTACGCCCGTATTATCAATAGCTTATGA
- a CDS encoding LytTR family DNA-binding domain-containing protein encodes MKNVDNHPVDLIKLPGHRLPICSKAIIRLEGYGNYSWVHLSTQPRPLLIALTLKWFEDQLPDFIRVHKSEMINPNFVRKIELNGPQPVEICLFNEHKAKVSRRRFEQVWHKIIQYQKANLLSSTCVTHSY; translated from the coding sequence ATGAAGAATGTAGACAATCACCCGGTTGACTTAATCAAGCTGCCTGGTCATCGCTTACCCATATGCTCAAAGGCCATTATTCGCCTTGAAGGATACGGCAATTATAGCTGGGTTCATCTTAGTACGCAACCCAGACCTCTGCTAATCGCCCTCACACTCAAATGGTTCGAGGATCAGTTGCCTGACTTTATACGGGTTCATAAATCGGAAATGATTAACCCGAATTTTGTACGGAAAATTGAACTCAATGGCCCTCAACCCGTAGAGATTTGTCTGTTCAATGAACATAAAGCCAAGGTTTCGCGGAGACGTTTTGAGCAGGTATGGCATAAAATAATTCAATACCAAAAAGCAAATTTATTGTCATCAACATGCGTGACTCACTCATATTAG